One region of Chlorobiota bacterium genomic DNA includes:
- a CDS encoding polysaccharide deacetylase family protein, producing MQQNLTIGLLSSDPGWEILLEQIGAIWEIIPPDADRSPARYSAIVANGKLSAAAANRLMEYLNHGGAVLAEGMELRNLAAAALRQRGALIEEPATQFQRVGEGYLTACGAAIGRLITSTHARRQLLPAPVVRVLPSEILASTNKGFHRRGIHRQLALLHALRSLPFPTRWRFPGNAPTIFCYRIDSDHGTRQQIEQLHHRSQRYHVPITWFLHTEAHEGWIERFAEFEGDEIGVHCHRHRTFRGYRKNVENIRRAIALLGQQGISPRGFAAPNGFWNPGLADAVADCGFLYSSEFSLAYDDLPFHPWHDWRKEFGGVLQVPIHPVSPGNFRRVGATPGQMIQHYQQALASKVDSGEPIIFYDHPTHQQWGVTEAVFTEVCQRKIPVITMGSYAEWWIQRSKARVEASIENGVLSVQTHNGPKDLMLNLEHNLENRTLVAATATLPLDEIAWDRANHLPDKPPPTRGYNFKMLFHSVEDALTRLRQ from the coding sequence ATGCAGCAGAACCTCACCATAGGGCTTCTTTCCTCCGATCCGGGGTGGGAGATTTTGTTGGAGCAGATCGGAGCCATTTGGGAAATCATCCCGCCTGATGCTGATCGTTCCCCCGCCCGCTACAGTGCCATTGTTGCCAACGGGAAGCTATCCGCCGCTGCGGCCAATAGGCTGATGGAGTATCTCAATCACGGCGGGGCGGTGCTGGCAGAGGGGATGGAGCTGCGGAACTTGGCCGCCGCCGCGCTGCGTCAACGCGGGGCGTTGATTGAAGAACCGGCAACGCAATTTCAGCGGGTGGGAGAGGGATACCTGACGGCCTGCGGCGCGGCCATTGGAAGGCTGATAACCAGCACCCACGCCAGGCGGCAACTGCTTCCCGCCCCGGTGGTTCGGGTGCTTCCAAGCGAGATTCTGGCCAGCACGAACAAGGGGTTCCACCGCAGGGGAATCCATCGCCAGCTTGCGCTTCTTCATGCCTTGCGTTCCCTTCCGTTCCCCACGCGATGGAGGTTCCCCGGGAACGCCCCCACAATCTTCTGCTACCGGATTGACAGCGACCACGGCACACGCCAGCAGATTGAGCAGTTGCACCACCGTTCGCAACGCTACCACGTGCCGATTACGTGGTTTCTTCACACCGAAGCGCACGAAGGTTGGATAGAAAGATTTGCGGAGTTCGAAGGGGATGAGATTGGGGTGCATTGCCACCGCCACCGAACCTTCAGGGGGTATCGGAAGAATGTGGAGAATATCCGGCGGGCAATCGCGCTGTTGGGCCAGCAAGGGATTTCCCCACGCGGGTTCGCCGCCCCAAACGGCTTCTGGAACCCGGGTCTTGCCGACGCTGTGGCCGATTGCGGATTCCTCTACTCCAGCGAGTTTTCCCTGGCGTACGATGACCTCCCGTTCCACCCGTGGCACGATTGGCGGAAGGAGTTTGGGGGAGTGCTGCAGGTTCCCATTCATCCGGTTTCGCCGGGGAACTTCCGCAGGGTTGGCGCAACGCCGGGGCAGATGATCCAGCATTACCAGCAGGCATTGGCATCGAAGGTTGATAGTGGCGAGCCGATCATTTTTTACGACCATCCAACGCACCAACAATGGGGCGTAACCGAAGCGGTGTTCACGGAAGTTTGCCAGCGGAAGATCCCGGTAATCACCATGGGAAGCTACGCCGAGTGGTGGATCCAACGGAGCAAAGCACGGGTGGAAGCCAGCATCGAAAACGGAGTGCTATCGGTGCAAACCCACAATGGCCCCAAGGACCTGATGCTAAACCTTGAACACAATCTGGAGAACCGGACGTTGGTGGCGGCAACCGCAACCCTTCCCCTTGATGAGATCGCCTGGGACCGGGCAAACCACCTTCCAGACAAGCCACCGCCGACGCGGGGCTACAACTTCAAAATGCTGTTCCATTCCGTGGAAGATGCTTTAACAAGGCTTCGCCAATGA
- a CDS encoding class I SAM-dependent rRNA methyltransferase: MSTPTLTLKPREERRLLNGHLWVFSNEIQTVDSSAGRGDVVRVSSAAGKLMGVAIYNPNSLIAARLIDREDVPLDGDWFRSRIRRALRLREMLFPGSSTYRLLHSESDGVPGVIVDRFNEVMSVQIAAAGMEARRDLLFDALMEIEGVSGVVERNDHQLRVLEGLPERVGLVRGTADVQQISDGIIRYQMDPLGGQKTGAYLDQRTNRIAMRRFMGAGQVLDLFCNDGGFALHAADAGAERVIAVDSSAAAIRSLQSNCMLNNLAQIQGRENDVFSELHDRRSQGEQFAAVIADPPPFARSKKHIAAARKRYVELFSLAVQVTAPDGVAFLATCSHHITRDTLLEMVREALRKSRRECVILEERGASPDHPVHPAMPETGYLHGVILRVG, translated from the coding sequence ATGTCCACACCAACACTCACGCTAAAACCTCGGGAAGAACGCCGGTTGCTCAACGGTCATCTGTGGGTTTTCAGCAACGAAATTCAAACGGTTGATAGTTCGGCGGGGCGGGGCGATGTGGTGCGGGTAAGCTCGGCAGCGGGGAAGCTGATGGGGGTGGCGATCTACAACCCGAACTCCCTGATTGCCGCACGCCTTATTGACCGGGAGGATGTTCCCCTTGATGGCGATTGGTTCCGCAGCCGCATCCGGCGTGCGCTTCGGTTGCGCGAAATGCTCTTCCCGGGATCGTCCACCTACCGCCTTCTTCACTCCGAATCGGACGGCGTGCCTGGGGTGATTGTTGACCGGTTCAACGAAGTGATGTCGGTCCAGATTGCCGCCGCAGGGATGGAGGCGCGGCGCGACCTGCTGTTCGATGCCTTGATGGAGATTGAAGGGGTAAGCGGGGTTGTTGAGCGGAACGACCATCAGCTTCGCGTGCTGGAAGGATTGCCCGAGCGGGTTGGCCTGGTTCGCGGCACCGCCGATGTTCAGCAGATCAGCGATGGAATAATCCGCTACCAAATGGATCCGCTTGGCGGGCAAAAAACGGGGGCGTATCTGGACCAGCGAACCAACCGAATCGCCATGCGGAGATTCATGGGGGCGGGGCAGGTGCTGGACCTGTTTTGCAACGATGGAGGGTTCGCGCTTCACGCAGCGGATGCCGGCGCGGAACGGGTGATTGCCGTGGACAGCTCGGCAGCAGCGATTCGTTCGTTGCAATCCAACTGCATGCTGAACAACCTTGCGCAGATTCAGGGGCGTGAGAACGATGTGTTCAGCGAGCTGCACGACCGCCGTTCGCAGGGGGAGCAGTTCGCCGCCGTGATTGCCGATCCGCCGCCGTTTGCTCGGTCAAAAAAACATATCGCCGCAGCGCGGAAGCGGTATGTGGAGTTGTTCAGCCTTGCCGTGCAAGTTACCGCGCCGGATGGCGTTGCGTTCCTTGCCACGTGCTCGCACCACATCACCCGCGACACGTTGTTGGAGATGGTTCGGGAGGCGTTGCGGAAGTCCCGGCGCGAGTGCGTCATCCTTGAAGAGCGCGGGGCTTCGCCTGACCATCCGGTGCATCCGGCAATGCCGGAGACGGGGTACCTGCACGGCGTGATCCTGCGCGTGGGATAG
- the holA gene encoding DNA polymerase III subunit delta → MAIVTSESLATQLRHGKIEPLYFLFGEEEFLIDEAVEEIIERSVDKSTVSFNFDLLHGTEVTLQEVVERAVAYPLMADRRVVVVRDIDRTFSLRGKPDPTSPFARYIASPSPSTTLVLTAATGDVLKGKTPKAPYNLITEHAASVQFKKIYDRELPSWTAERIRKRGKEITPDAVELFVSYAGGSLRIISNEIEKLFTYVEGKKSITVDDVRTVVGTSKTWNIFELQKALGTKNASLASEIAERMLRAGEPEQLILTMLTRYFTILWRLTELRARTRDQHEMARAVGITSFFLNEYLAALQRYPMDHLRNAFEALMQADILLKSSSISGSIIMQMLLASITQGKNVMPYRERR, encoded by the coding sequence ATGGCAATCGTTACCTCCGAAAGTTTAGCAACCCAGCTACGGCATGGGAAAATTGAGCCGTTATATTTCTTGTTTGGGGAGGAAGAGTTTTTGATTGATGAGGCCGTGGAGGAAATCATTGAGCGATCGGTGGATAAATCTACCGTCAGCTTCAATTTTGACCTTTTACACGGAACGGAAGTCACGCTGCAAGAAGTTGTGGAGCGTGCCGTGGCTTACCCGCTGATGGCCGATCGCCGCGTTGTTGTGGTGCGCGACATTGACCGCACATTTAGCCTGCGCGGGAAACCCGACCCAACCTCCCCATTCGCCCGATATATCGCCTCCCCTTCCCCCTCCACCACACTTGTGCTAACCGCAGCCACTGGAGATGTGCTAAAAGGGAAGACCCCAAAAGCACCGTATAACCTTATCACCGAACACGCCGCCAGTGTTCAATTCAAAAAGATTTACGACCGCGAGCTTCCATCATGGACCGCCGAGAGGATTCGCAAGCGTGGGAAGGAGATCACCCCGGATGCTGTTGAATTATTCGTGAGTTATGCCGGCGGATCCTTACGCATTATTAGCAATGAGATTGAAAAGCTGTTTACTTACGTTGAAGGGAAAAAAAGCATCACTGTTGACGATGTGCGGACGGTGGTGGGGACCTCCAAAACATGGAACATCTTTGAACTTCAGAAAGCATTGGGAACCAAGAACGCAAGCCTTGCATCGGAAATCGCCGAGCGGATGCTGCGCGCAGGGGAACCGGAGCAGCTTATTCTGACGATGCTGACGCGCTACTTCACCATTCTGTGGCGATTAACCGAGCTTCGTGCCCGCACCCGGGATCAGCATGAAATGGCACGTGCGGTTGGCATCACCTCATTTTTCTTAAACGAATATCTGGCGGCTTTGCAGCGATACCCTATGGACCACTTGCGGAATGCGTTCGAAGCCTTGATGCAGGCCGATATCCTGCTGAAATCCTCCAGCATCTCGGGAAGCATCATCATGCAAATGCTGCTGGCCTCGATTACCCAGGGGAAAAATGTCATGCCGTATCGCGAGCGGCGATAA
- a CDS encoding AAA family ATPase yields MRPITLEITGFHSFRQKQVIKFDHLLADGLFGIFGPTGSGKSSILDAITLALYGNVHRTGYGIQGIMNKQETNASVVFTFEIGNGAERQRYTAERHFVRKKEETQVRRLRLTHHTPECDVVLAEKKGEVDQSNPKHHWPNPSGFPPCGDASAREICRLLGPNRIATWRGFATLVRVAAVWRAVR; encoded by the coding sequence ATGCGTCCCATTACTTTGGAAATCACTGGGTTCCATAGCTTCCGCCAGAAGCAAGTCATCAAGTTCGACCACCTGTTGGCCGATGGATTGTTCGGAATTTTTGGCCCCACCGGAAGCGGAAAATCTTCCATCCTTGATGCCATCACCCTGGCCTTGTATGGCAATGTCCACCGGACTGGGTATGGCATTCAGGGAATCATGAATAAGCAAGAAACCAATGCCTCCGTTGTCTTCACTTTCGAGATTGGCAACGGAGCCGAACGCCAACGCTACACCGCCGAGCGCCACTTTGTCCGAAAAAAAGAAGAGACCCAAGTCCGCAGGCTACGGCTGACGCACCACACCCCCGAATGCGACGTTGTGTTGGCCGAAAAAAAAGGGGAGGTGGACCAAAGCAATCCAAAACATCATTGGCCTAACCCTTCAGGATTTCCGCCATGCGGTGATGCTTCCGCAAGGGAGATTTGCCGACTTCTTGGCCCTAACCGGATCGCAACGTGGCGAGGTTTTGCAACGCTTGTTCGGGTTGCAGCAGTATGGCGAGCAGTTAGATAG
- a CDS encoding glycosyltransferase family 9 protein has protein sequence MNVRRFLWLLRNDPPLFAVAAFLSWLGYRRPIPQNPKRILIYKPDHMGDVLMATPAIRAIRGRYPEAEITIAVGIWSEQLLRNNPDIDGVVRYNSKKFIRWDTQPIPLRDAMNSLQGWKPDLIISLRDDWAILRASIFDRTPRLDRGRAQWKEWRARKKTTRPKRHETELLWDALAPIGIFPQQIERLTYVVSVEEREQALALLRERGVVAPFAVVHPGASTRLKEWELGRFAAVARGLAQQPGMQIVVIGSPEERERGGELTQLLQELHPVDLSGKLSLRQTAAVLQQAKIYLASDGGMMHIASAVGTATVGLFGPGYADVFHPIGDHTRTISHSFPCSPCSQQHCIRPNDTCMMAITADEVVAAIHSLLNSASR, from the coding sequence ATGAACGTCCGCCGTTTTCTTTGGCTGCTACGGAACGACCCGCCTCTGTTCGCCGTTGCGGCATTTCTTTCATGGCTTGGTTATCGCCGCCCGATTCCGCAGAACCCGAAACGCATCCTTATCTACAAACCGGACCACATGGGTGATGTGCTGATGGCCACCCCAGCGATTCGGGCAATCCGGGGGCGATATCCGGAAGCGGAGATCACGATTGCCGTTGGCATCTGGAGCGAACAGTTGCTGCGGAACAACCCCGACATTGATGGTGTCGTCCGCTACAACAGCAAAAAATTTATCCGCTGGGATACGCAGCCAATTCCTTTGCGCGATGCAATGAATTCGCTGCAAGGTTGGAAGCCAGATTTGATTATTTCATTGCGGGATGATTGGGCGATTCTCCGGGCCTCAATCTTCGACCGCACGCCACGCCTGGACCGTGGCAGGGCGCAGTGGAAGGAGTGGCGTGCCCGAAAAAAAACGACCCGCCCAAAACGCCACGAAACCGAACTCCTGTGGGATGCCCTTGCACCGATTGGCATTTTCCCCCAACAGATTGAACGGCTGACCTACGTGGTAAGCGTGGAGGAACGGGAGCAAGCATTGGCATTGCTTCGGGAGCGTGGGGTTGTGGCTCCATTTGCGGTGGTTCATCCTGGGGCATCTACTCGGCTGAAGGAATGGGAGCTTGGGCGATTTGCCGCAGTGGCGCGGGGGCTGGCGCAGCAGCCGGGGATGCAAATTGTGGTGATCGGTTCGCCGGAGGAGCGGGAAAGGGGGGGGGAGTTAACGCAGTTGCTGCAGGAACTCCATCCGGTTGATCTATCGGGGAAGCTATCGCTGCGCCAAACGGCAGCGGTGCTTCAGCAAGCGAAGATTTATCTGGCTTCCGATGGTGGGATGATGCACATTGCTTCGGCGGTAGGAACCGCAACGGTTGGGTTGTTTGGGCCTGGTTATGCGGATGTTTTTCACCCGATTGGGGACCACACGCGCACCATCAGCCATTCTTTTCCATGCAGCCCATGCAGCCAGCAGCACTGCATCCGTCCGAACGACACCTGCATGATGGCGATCACTGCCGATGAGGTTGTTGCCGCAATTCATTCGCTGCTCAACTCTGCTTCACGATAG
- the apbC gene encoding iron-sulfur cluster carrier protein ApbC, whose amino-acid sequence MGLFNSTSSKQTITEEAVRQALSAINDPDLRRDIVSLGFVKNIQITGTSVAVVIELTTPACPVKDQMKEEAEQALRKLGAEDVQIQMTSRVTSPTAARRASILPEVKNTIAVASGKGGVGKSSVAVNLAVALAQEGGRVGLIDADIYGPSAPLMFGLNGKQTYVYENTNGERKIAPLEAYGVKVISLGFLVDPDQAVIWRGPMAAGALKQLMTDVEWGELDYLIFDLPPGTGDIQLTLTQSIPLTGAVIVTTPQDVALADARKGLRMFERVQVPVLGIIENMSYFIAPDTGKRYDIFSHGGGQRAAAEMNVPFLGEIPLVMEMREGGDEGKPLVVRNPESETAESIRQIARQMAAQVSITNIGEQAQPLTIQLMQPN is encoded by the coding sequence ATGGGACTGTTCAACTCAACAAGCAGCAAACAAACCATCACCGAAGAAGCTGTCCGCCAAGCCCTTTCGGCGATTAACGACCCCGACCTTCGGCGCGACATCGTCTCGCTTGGGTTCGTGAAGAATATCCAGATCACCGGAACAAGCGTTGCCGTTGTGATAGAACTCACCACCCCAGCCTGCCCGGTGAAAGACCAGATGAAAGAAGAAGCTGAACAAGCCCTTCGGAAACTGGGTGCCGAAGATGTTCAGATTCAGATGACCAGCCGCGTCACCTCGCCCACGGCCGCGCGCCGAGCATCCATCCTTCCTGAAGTGAAAAACACCATCGCAGTGGCTTCTGGGAAAGGGGGGGTTGGGAAATCAAGCGTGGCGGTGAATTTAGCGGTGGCACTGGCCCAGGAAGGAGGGAGGGTTGGGCTGATTGATGCCGACATCTACGGCCCTTCGGCTCCGCTGATGTTCGGCTTGAACGGCAAGCAAACCTACGTTTATGAGAACACCAACGGCGAGCGGAAAATTGCCCCGCTGGAAGCCTACGGCGTAAAAGTGATCTCGCTGGGATTTCTTGTTGACCCCGACCAAGCGGTAATCTGGCGCGGGCCAATGGCCGCCGGCGCGCTGAAGCAGTTGATGACCGATGTTGAATGGGGCGAGCTTGATTACCTCATCTTCGACCTTCCCCCCGGCACCGGCGATATTCAGCTGACACTGACGCAATCCATCCCCCTCACCGGCGCGGTGATCGTCACCACCCCACAGGACGTTGCCCTGGCCGATGCACGCAAAGGCTTGCGGATGTTTGAACGGGTCCAGGTTCCGGTGCTGGGGATTATCGAAAACATGAGCTATTTCATCGCCCCCGACACCGGCAAACGGTACGACATCTTCTCGCACGGCGGCGGACAACGTGCTGCTGCCGAGATGAACGTCCCGTTCCTGGGTGAGATTCCGTTGGTGATGGAAATGCGCGAAGGTGGGGATGAAGGGAAGCCGCTGGTGGTGCGCAATCCCGAGTCGGAAACGGCGGAGAGCATTCGGCAGATTGCCCGGCAAATGGCGGCGCAAGTCTCCATCACCAACATCGGCGAACAAGCGCAGCCCCTCACGATTCAGCTGATGCAACCAAACTAA
- a CDS encoding glycosyltransferase family 4 protein, whose translation MRVCFIAQQSVRLVAGGPWVQAQETAHALSALGVRVEWFNQWEPFEAGKYDLVHLFGANLMSYDIAMRLRQFGMPFVVSSIFFTLRSPRQIRLVLKAERMLQRAVSGLRTDFGISAAVCRAANGVLPNTSAEAEIITNGFGVDARHVHVVPNGVNLRFADATPELFLREYGIHNPVLNVGHIGSLRKNVLGLLKAMERVDAPLVLIGKIHRGEYADRCLQLAKKNPRVQIIEGLPNDSELLASAYAAAPVFALPSFFETPGIAALEAALAGANVVITPHGGTRDYFGEEGRYVNPNSTESIANGINAALAAPPSTTLRQRIAAEYSWKRVGQLTLQAYQKVVAA comes from the coding sequence ATGAGGGTCTGCTTCATCGCGCAACAAAGCGTCCGGCTGGTGGCGGGGGGGCCGTGGGTCCAGGCCCAAGAAACCGCGCACGCCCTTTCCGCGCTGGGGGTACGGGTGGAGTGGTTCAACCAATGGGAACCGTTCGAAGCAGGGAAGTACGACCTTGTCCACCTGTTCGGCGCAAACCTGATGTCGTACGACATCGCCATGCGGTTGCGGCAGTTTGGGATGCCGTTCGTTGTTTCCTCCATCTTCTTCACGCTCCGCTCCCCGCGCCAAATTCGGCTTGTGCTGAAAGCCGAGCGAATGCTGCAACGTGCGGTCAGCGGCCTGCGAACGGACTTCGGGATTTCCGCAGCGGTCTGCCGCGCCGCCAACGGGGTGCTGCCAAACACCAGTGCCGAGGCGGAGATCATCACCAACGGGTTTGGGGTGGACGCGCGCCACGTTCACGTTGTGCCGAACGGGGTCAATCTGCGCTTTGCCGATGCAACGCCGGAACTGTTTCTTCGGGAATACGGCATCCACAACCCGGTGCTGAATGTTGGGCACATTGGCTCGCTTCGGAAAAATGTGTTGGGATTATTGAAGGCGATGGAAAGGGTGGATGCGCCGCTGGTGTTGATCGGGAAAATCCACCGGGGGGAGTATGCCGACCGCTGCTTGCAGCTGGCAAAAAAGAACCCGAGAGTTCAGATCATCGAAGGCCTGCCGAACGACTCCGAGCTGCTGGCCTCGGCCTACGCTGCCGCGCCGGTGTTCGCGCTCCCTTCTTTTTTCGAGACGCCTGGGATTGCCGCGTTGGAGGCCGCGCTTGCCGGGGCCAATGTGGTAATCACCCCGCATGGCGGCACCCGCGATTACTTTGGGGAGGAAGGAAGGTACGTGAACCCGAACTCCACCGAATCAATCGCCAACGGCATCAACGCCGCGCTTGCCGCCCCACCCAGCACCACGCTACGCCAGCGAATAGCGGCGGAATACTCGTGGAAGCGGGTGGGCCAGCTGACGCTGCAGGCGTATCAGAAAGTGGTGGCGGCGTAA
- the mpl gene encoding UDP-N-acetylmuramate:L-alanyl-gamma-D-glutamyl-meso-diaminopimelate ligase: protein MHIHFIGICGTAMGNVALMMRALGHTVTGSDENVYPPMSTLLADAGVAIMSGFGPQNLDPAPDLVVIGNRMSRGNSEVEAALNQRLRYTSLPELLKQQVIQGRTSIVLSGTHGKTTTSSLMAWVLESAGRSPNFMIGGVPGNFSAGWQHRPESHHVVLEGDEYDTAFFDKRSKFAHYLPTALVINNIEFDHADIFSSLDDILLSFRRLVNTVPGNGVIAVNGDDPNATSVVANAFTTVETFGLGDGCRWRAANIAYDADGTSFDLLRDGQLQARLRSTLLGEFNVRNALGVAVIAQWLGLGWEEINQGMSTFTNTQRRLERKGEHAGVTIYDDFAHHPTAIRQTLRALRVRHPSQRLWAIFEPRSNTTRRSVFQRELAECFGDADLVVLAQVDRLHDLPPDQRLRPEQVMDDLRQQGITAYYLPTVDEIVQCVANNARQGDVLITLSNGGFGGIHAKLPAALNNRKEPLLENE from the coding sequence ATGCACATCCATTTTATCGGCATCTGCGGCACGGCAATGGGGAACGTGGCTTTGATGATGCGTGCCCTGGGCCACACCGTGACCGGAAGCGATGAGAACGTTTACCCCCCCATGAGCACCCTGCTGGCCGATGCTGGCGTTGCGATTATGAGCGGCTTCGGACCGCAAAATCTTGACCCCGCCCCCGACCTTGTGGTGATCGGCAACCGGATGTCGCGTGGGAATAGCGAGGTGGAGGCCGCGCTGAACCAACGGCTTCGCTACACCTCGCTTCCTGAGTTGCTGAAGCAGCAGGTGATTCAGGGAAGAACCTCGATTGTGCTCTCCGGAACACACGGCAAAACCACCACGTCATCGCTGATGGCGTGGGTGCTGGAGTCCGCCGGGCGTTCCCCTAATTTTATGATTGGCGGCGTTCCCGGGAACTTCAGCGCGGGGTGGCAGCACCGCCCAGAAAGCCACCACGTGGTGCTGGAAGGCGATGAGTACGACACCGCATTTTTCGACAAGCGGTCCAAGTTTGCCCACTACCTTCCCACGGCGTTGGTGATTAACAACATTGAGTTCGACCACGCCGATATTTTCTCTTCGCTTGATGACATCCTTCTCTCGTTCCGCCGGTTGGTGAACACGGTCCCCGGGAACGGGGTGATTGCCGTCAACGGCGACGACCCAAACGCCACCAGCGTGGTGGCCAATGCTTTCACCACGGTGGAGACGTTCGGCCTGGGGGATGGATGCCGGTGGCGCGCTGCCAACATCGCCTACGATGCCGACGGCACCAGCTTCGACCTTCTGCGCGACGGCCAGCTGCAAGCGCGATTGCGGAGCACACTGCTTGGGGAGTTCAACGTGCGGAACGCGCTTGGGGTGGCGGTGATTGCCCAGTGGCTGGGGCTGGGTTGGGAGGAAATCAACCAGGGGATGAGCACGTTCACCAACACCCAACGCCGGTTGGAGCGGAAGGGCGAGCACGCCGGGGTGACGATCTACGACGATTTTGCGCACCATCCAACGGCCATTCGCCAGACGCTTCGGGCGTTGCGGGTGCGGCATCCGTCGCAGCGGCTTTGGGCCATTTTTGAGCCACGCAGCAACACCACCCGCCGCAGCGTTTTCCAGCGCGAGCTTGCCGAATGCTTTGGCGATGCCGACCTGGTGGTGCTGGCACAGGTGGACCGCCTGCACGACCTTCCGCCCGACCAACGGCTGCGGCCCGAGCAAGTGATGGACGACTTGCGCCAGCAAGGAATCACCGCCTACTACCTTCCCACGGTGGATGAGATTGTGCAATGCGTTGCCAACAATGCGCGTCAGGGGGATGTTCTTATCACCCTGTCGAACGGCGGGTTTGGCGGAATCCACGCGAAGCTGCCGGCGGCCCTGAACAACCGGAAAGAACCTTTGCTTGAAAACGAATAA
- a CDS encoding CPBP family intramembrane metalloprotease yields MNQPELMDGESHRGGMMHPVLLGVVAIVGCTLLHLTGSFFLILDAQNPANRTLARVMIGVAQLLLMLAPTVMLARYAVGPVEQSLRLRPGPPFSYLAMGIAMVSLWPLLQTVLIAQELYLIPPDILASLKSAQENTESTYRLLLASDTPTGLLISIAIGALIPALSEEALYRGLGQGLFRQALRPAGAILLSGLLFAGLHFQPLAFLPLLGLGCFLGFVTERTGSIIPAITGHAMFNAVTIMGLSAVGEMPPELQKPPAITTELFLQSLPGAAVAMVILVLVILWFRKMQPAEPNAPV; encoded by the coding sequence ATGAATCAGCCAGAGTTGATGGATGGAGAATCCCACCGGGGTGGCATGATGCATCCGGTGTTGCTTGGGGTGGTGGCAATCGTTGGTTGCACGTTGCTCCATTTAACCGGGTCCTTTTTTTTGATTCTGGATGCCCAGAACCCGGCCAACCGAACGTTGGCGCGGGTGATGATTGGCGTTGCCCAGCTTCTGCTGATGCTTGCCCCAACGGTGATGCTGGCGCGGTACGCCGTCGGTCCGGTTGAGCAATCGCTGCGGCTGCGCCCTGGGCCTCCGTTCAGCTACCTTGCCATGGGGATTGCGATGGTGTCGCTGTGGCCGCTGCTGCAAACGGTGCTGATTGCCCAAGAACTCTACCTGATCCCGCCCGACATTCTGGCATCGCTGAAGTCCGCGCAGGAAAACACCGAAAGCACCTACCGCCTGCTTCTGGCCTCCGACACACCAACGGGACTGCTGATCTCCATCGCCATTGGCGCGTTGATCCCGGCCCTGAGCGAGGAGGCGTTGTACCGCGGGCTTGGGCAAGGGTTGTTCCGCCAGGCATTGCGTCCGGCGGGGGCAATCCTGCTTAGTGGGCTGTTGTTTGCGGGGCTTCATTTCCAGCCGCTGGCGTTTCTTCCGTTGCTGGGGCTTGGTTGCTTCCTGGGATTTGTCACCGAACGAACCGGAAGCATTATCCCCGCAATTACTGGCCACGCAATGTTCAACGCCGTCACCATCATGGGCTTATCGGCGGTGGGGGAAATGCCGCCGGAGCTTCAGAAGCCGCCAGCAATCACCACCGAGTTGTTCCTGCAAAGCCTTCCCGGGGCGGCGGTGGCAATGGTGATTCTTGTTCTGGTGATTCTGTGGTTCCGCAAGATGCAACCAGCGGAGCCGAATGCTCCCGTGTGA